The following are from one region of the Hemibagrus wyckioides isolate EC202008001 linkage group LG24, SWU_Hwy_1.0, whole genome shotgun sequence genome:
- the cdcp1b gene encoding CUB domain-containing protein 1, translating to MMWLLFGLLLALTADTPEGKPLTVTTNDYTKVIISRPAEGPNCSVCVGEDSSQACGAKQVIAVSQSTQVNFTCSRPQDIFTIEINREFDCSRTCSYDSIQADWSTFQDFNRTFTWDVKVASSKSFQLEFPAPGMRQIQSSEQCPGKHVYSLLMYLRSGPVNLGKFCQNGTITRIQIVWKGRITLDIPRETTLSSFAIKYSEAVGSALAIDAVFPRGQSDTDFLSASGLPADYTMTWNFVLPPKHNFTVDFVKYNIPACQSKTVKVIYKQANMAAVEKTLSDNQPTNYLGNFNLSLSNCDVKSAGGPDGLFLHFRVSVFRGGFPDLCMVNLQSDKGLSLQIVKKNQDSFCEFGVNAVVQEKIEVPANSKASLSFLDCPKDSLILTATKTIECRSLSSCPEAGTLLTMPVLDSCLPPSLSQVTWVLNVPEQGSVELSSPQGSLHQSVPGVQECDGLQSVLVSAANGVNVGRFCSASKGIIQKVQISSNITVTATADEDKDLRLEKAPILNVSFSSEITDTLIYTVSPLISTPALLMTPNWPEPMKPDSTLSWIVNVPEEYSAQLSFSNVSLPVCSSSHAEIKIQERGSNVEMGFREDQLLVNEHNILRSFNLNMSNCEPEQGKFAILSKISLQKQSGKVLSIILGVVGALLALVIILLIVVCVLVRKKKQKMTNRSSIYIPKGVASLPGDVTFPKTRADNESHVYTSIDETMVYGHLLQQDGGPGHFNGHQVDSYHPFTSPMDKTSKDSGYDQNVERGPDRDMYRPFLAPSETFIPSRPRTPLGHVDSLEYEDRRMVDNILYTFKTPGDANPIRLSAAEPVLLPEPEPEPEPDSSLEPEQFDQEYDEAL from the exons atgatGTGGTTACTTTTTGGACTGCTCCTGGCTCTGACTGCAGATACTCCAG AGGGAAAACCATTAACTGTGACCACTAACGATTACACCAAAGTGATCATAAGCAGACCAGCAGAGGGTCCtaactgttctgtgtgtgtgggtgaagaCTCCTCACAGGCTTGTGGTGCAAAACAAGTCATCGCTGTATCTCAGAGCACTCAGGTGAACTTCACCTGCAGCAGACCTCAGGACATCTTCACTATTGAGATTAATAGGGAATTTG ATTGCTCGAGGACGTGCAGCTATGATTCCATACAAGCAGACTGGTCCACCTTCCAAGATTTCAACAGAACCTTTACATGGGATGTGAAAGTCGCATCTTCCAAGTCATTTCAGCTAGAGTTTCCAGCTCCGGGAATGAGACAGATCCAGTCATCAGAACAATGTCCTGGCAAACACGTTTACTCCCTCTTAATGTATTTACGGTCAGGGCCTGTGAACCTCGGCAAATTCTGTCAAAATGGTACAATCACTCGCATCCAGATTGTTTGGAAAGGGCGCATAACTCTGGACATTCCCAGAGAAACAACCCTGAGCTCATTTGCCATCAAATACTCGGAGGCTGTTG GTTCAGCGTTGGCTATAGATGCCGTCTTTCCTCGTGGCCAATCGGACACAGACTTCCTCAGTGCCAGTGGCCTCCCTGCTGATTACACAATGACGTGGAACTTTGTGTTACCCCCCAAGCATAACTTCACAGTTGATTTTGTGAAATACAACATACCAGCATGCCAAAGCAAAACAGTGAAAGTGATCTACAAGCAGGCCAACATGGCTGCAGTTGAAAAAACACTGTCTGATAACCAGCCTACTAATTATCTAGGAAACTTCAACTTGTCTCTGAGTAACTGTGATGTCAAGAGTGCTGGAGGTCCTGATGGGCTCTTTCTCCACTTTAGGGTGTCTGTGTTCAGGGGTGGATTTCCAG ATTTGTGCATGGTGAATCTTCAGAGTGATAAAGGGCTGAGTCTTCAAATAGTGAAGAAGAATCAGGACTCTTTCTGTGAGTTTGGTGTTAATGCAGTGGTGCAGGAGAAGATTGAGGTGCCAGCAAACTCCAAAGCCAGCCTGTCCTTCCTGGACTGCCCTAAGGACAGTCTTATTCTCACAGCCACTAAGACCATTG AGTGCAGGAGTTTGTCCTCGTGTCCAGAAGCTGGGACTCTTCTCACCATGCCTGTGTTGGATTCGTGCCTGCCTCCGTCCCTCAGCCAGGTCACCTGGGTTCTGAATGTTCCAGAGCAGGGCAGCGTGGAGCTGAGCTCACCTCAGGGCAGCTTGCATCAGTCAGTACCTGGGGTGCAGGAGTGTGACGGCCTGCAGTCTGTGCTGGTCTCTGCGGCCAATGGCGTCAACGTTGGCCGTTTTTGCTCTGCTAGCAAAGGCATCATTCAGAAAGTTCAGATctcctcaaacatcacagttaCTGCCACTGCAGATGAGGATAAGGACCTAAGACTAGAAAAAGCACCGATCCTCAATGTGTCCTTCAGTTCAGAGATCACAG ATACCTTGATCTACACCGTCTCGCCACTTATCTCAACCCCCGCACTCCTCATGACACCCAACTGGCCCGAGCCAATGAAGCCGGACTCCACTTTGTCATGGATTGTAAATGTTCCAGAGGAGTACAGTGCTCAGTTGAGCTTCAGCAATGTCAGCTTGCCAGTGTGTAGTTCCAGTCACGCTGAAATTAAAATTCAGGAACGAGGCTCGAATGTAGAGATGGGCTTCAGGGAGGACCAGCTGTTGGTTAATGAACACAACATTTTGAGGAGCTTCAACCTCAACATGTCCAACTGTGAACCTGAGCAAGGCAAATTTGCTATTCTCAGCAAGATCTCCTTGCAGAAGCAGTCTG GAAAAGTGCTAAGCATCATTTTGGGTGTGGTTGGAGCACTGCTGGCTCTCGTAATCATCCTTCTTATTGTAGTTTGTGTGCTAGTAAG aaaaaagaagcagaagatGACCAACAGGTCCTCCATCTACATTCCCAAAGGAGTTGCTTCTCTTCCTGGTGACGTCACTTTCCCAAAAACACGAGCTGACAACGAGTCCCATGTGTACACCTCCATTGATGAGACCATGGTGTACGGGCATCTTCTGCAGCAGGACGGCGGCCCCGGACACTTCAACGGCCATCAAGTGGATAGCTATCACCCCTTCACCAGCCCCATGGACAAGACCAGTAAGGATTCTGGATATGATCAGAATGTGGAGCGAGGACCTGACAGGGACATGTACCGGCCTTTCTTGGCTCCATCAGAAACCTTTATCCCTTCCAGGCCTCGCACTCCACTGGGGCATGTGGACTCACTGGAGTATGAGGACCGCAGGATGGTGGATAACATACTGTATACGTTCAAAACCCCAGGTGATGCGAATCCAATCCGTCTCTCTGCTGCAGAACCAGTGCTTCTGCCCGAGCCCGAGCCCGAGCCTGAGCCCGACTCCTCACTTGAACCTGAGCAGTTTGATCAAGAATATGATGAGGCCCTGTAG